One Corallococcus exiguus DNA segment encodes these proteins:
- a CDS encoding lysylphosphatidylglycerol synthase transmembrane domain-containing protein yields the protein MQGTRAGPIPTLEEPLEVPAKRRRGWWIPGVLVLAALLAFILSRHNEERQFLELLRQARPAWLLVAAACQVGTYLCVAGIWWMVLHRARIKTSLWSLARLSLMKLAFDQVIPTGGVGGSLLVGRGLRREGANPGIAAGAVLLTVLCFYIAQALGVGVSLYFLWRKSELNDWIQWLVTGFGVVALIIPLGILWATRHREWKPGRFARRIPSLGTLLKAIAEVPPGMLLNPGLLARGVLLQLGVYVLDAATLGAMLQALGQEVPLSTVFVSFMVASMAETVSIIPGGVGTYEAASVGMLNLFGVPVEAALAGTLLLRGFTLWLPLLPGLYLLRHTFRRRPVPGGQAG from the coding sequence ATGCAGGGCACTCGCGCCGGACCCATTCCCACCCTGGAAGAGCCGCTGGAGGTGCCAGCGAAGCGCCGGCGGGGTTGGTGGATTCCAGGGGTGTTGGTGCTCGCGGCGCTCCTGGCGTTCATCCTCTCGCGCCACAACGAGGAGAGGCAGTTCCTGGAGCTTCTGCGGCAGGCCCGGCCCGCGTGGCTGCTGGTGGCCGCCGCGTGCCAGGTGGGCACGTACCTGTGCGTGGCGGGCATCTGGTGGATGGTCCTGCACCGGGCGCGCATCAAGACCTCGCTCTGGTCGCTGGCGCGGCTGTCGCTGATGAAGCTCGCGTTCGATCAGGTGATTCCCACCGGCGGCGTGGGCGGGTCGCTGCTCGTGGGCCGCGGGCTGCGCCGTGAAGGCGCGAACCCCGGCATCGCCGCGGGCGCGGTGCTGCTCACGGTGCTGTGCTTCTACATCGCGCAGGCGCTGGGCGTGGGCGTGAGCCTCTACTTCCTCTGGCGCAAATCCGAGCTGAACGATTGGATCCAATGGCTCGTCACCGGCTTCGGCGTGGTGGCGTTGATCATCCCGCTGGGCATCCTCTGGGCCACGCGGCACCGCGAGTGGAAGCCGGGCCGCTTCGCCCGGCGCATCCCGTCCCTGGGCACCCTGCTCAAGGCCATCGCGGAGGTGCCGCCCGGCATGCTGCTCAACCCCGGCCTGCTCGCGCGCGGCGTCCTCCTGCAACTGGGCGTCTACGTGCTGGACGCGGCCACGCTGGGCGCCATGCTCCAGGCCCTGGGACAGGAGGTCCCCCTGAGCACCGTGTTCGTCAGCTTCATGGTGGCCTCCATGGCGGAGACGGTGTCCATCATCCCCGGCGGCGTGGGCACCTACGAGGCCGCGTCCGTGGGCATGCTCAACCTCTTCGGCGTCCCGGTGGAGGCGGCGCTCGCGGGCACCCTGCTCCTGCGCGGCTTCACCCTGTGGCTGCCCCTGCTTCCCGGCCTGTACCTGTTGCGCCACACCTTCCGCCGCCGCCCCGTGCCCGGGGGGCAGGCAGGCTGA
- a CDS encoding DUF1592 domain-containing protein encodes MPLRRFYLSSALVLSASACTGNIGGQDAEPESAAAPARVRRLTRDEYNKSATAVLGTEVDIAQGFAAEDTILGFSTHERLQVTSLLADQLDTAAVTLAEQGKSQLSDLYACPKGKTQDECARAFIQRVGERAFRRPVTADEETDLLALFNEGKKGGTMATGAELVLQALFSSSSFLYRTELGPETARKGQVVELTAYEVASELSFMVTGGPPDATLLASAKAGTLSSADERETQARRLLKTEAAQVKLRQFFVEWLGLGGLAKVNKNNLVYPDYSVDFRDSMVRERDAFIDFIVKEHSGSVAELLGANYSFVDETLANFYGELERTNVDDATGLGRVTLPPERLGILTQAGVMSTYAHFDSSSPIKRGKFVLTRLLCRTVPAPPANVSTIPPALSEDATTRERFAAHTNNPACASCHKTIDPMGFGMEDFDGLGQHRTEENGRKVDASGAVIARDGTTNLGDFTGGAQLARYLTTSEELANCVPLQFVRYAMGRDEHASDAELLAAMRTGPYRTDRLKITEVLVSLVRSSSFTQRRLPTR; translated from the coding sequence ATGCCATTGCGTCGTTTCTACCTATCCTCCGCTCTCGTGCTGTCCGCCTCCGCCTGCACCGGCAACATCGGTGGGCAGGACGCGGAGCCTGAAAGCGCGGCGGCGCCCGCTCGGGTGCGCCGGCTGACGCGCGACGAGTACAACAAGTCCGCCACCGCGGTGCTGGGCACCGAGGTCGACATCGCCCAGGGCTTCGCGGCCGAGGACACCATCCTCGGCTTCTCCACCCACGAGCGCCTCCAGGTGACGTCGCTCCTGGCGGATCAGCTCGACACCGCCGCGGTGACGCTGGCGGAGCAGGGCAAGTCACAACTGAGTGACCTCTACGCGTGCCCCAAGGGCAAGACGCAGGACGAGTGCGCGCGCGCCTTCATCCAGCGCGTGGGTGAGCGCGCCTTCCGCCGGCCGGTGACGGCGGACGAGGAGACGGACCTGCTGGCCCTCTTCAACGAGGGCAAGAAGGGCGGCACCATGGCGACGGGCGCGGAGCTGGTGCTCCAGGCGCTCTTCTCCTCCTCGTCGTTCCTGTACCGCACGGAGCTGGGGCCGGAGACCGCCCGCAAGGGACAGGTGGTGGAGCTGACCGCCTACGAGGTCGCCTCCGAGCTGTCCTTCATGGTGACCGGTGGACCGCCGGACGCCACGCTGCTCGCCTCCGCGAAGGCCGGCACGCTGTCCTCGGCGGACGAGCGCGAGACCCAGGCGCGCCGCCTGCTCAAGACGGAGGCCGCGCAGGTGAAGCTGCGCCAGTTCTTCGTGGAGTGGCTGGGGCTGGGCGGCCTGGCCAAGGTCAACAAGAACAACCTCGTGTACCCGGACTACAGCGTGGACTTCCGCGACTCCATGGTCCGCGAGCGCGACGCGTTCATCGACTTCATCGTGAAGGAGCACTCGGGCTCCGTGGCGGAGCTGCTGGGCGCCAACTACTCGTTCGTGGACGAGACGCTGGCGAACTTCTACGGCGAGCTGGAGCGCACCAACGTGGATGACGCCACGGGCCTGGGCCGCGTGACGCTGCCGCCGGAGCGCCTGGGCATCCTCACGCAGGCGGGCGTGATGTCCACGTACGCCCACTTCGACTCGTCCTCGCCCATCAAGCGCGGCAAGTTCGTGCTCACGCGCCTGTTGTGCCGCACGGTGCCCGCGCCGCCGGCCAACGTGTCCACCATCCCCCCGGCCCTGTCGGAGGACGCCACCACCCGCGAGCGCTTCGCGGCGCACACCAACAACCCCGCGTGCGCCAGCTGCCACAAGACCATCGACCCCATGGGCTTCGGCATGGAGGACTTCGACGGCCTGGGCCAGCACCGCACGGAGGAGAACGGCCGCAAGGTGGACGCCAGCGGCGCCGTGATTGCCAGGGACGGCACCACCAACCTGGGCGACTTCACCGGTGGCGCGCAGCTGGCGCGCTACCTGACGACGAGCGAGGAGCTGGCCAACTGCGTGCCACTGCAGTTCGTGCGCTACGCCATGGGGCGCGACGAGCACGCCTCGGACGCGGAGCTGCTCGCCGCCATGCGCACGGGCCCCTACCGCACGGACCGCCTGAAAATCACCGAAGTGCTGGTCAGCCTGGTGCGTTCGTCTTCCTTCACCCAGCGGCGTCTGCCCACCCGTTGA
- a CDS encoding ATP-binding domain-containing protein, whose protein sequence is MAGQEQELSPEALALIAEEEALLSRVQQALTEARRQAAERTLDTQGLMAQLAVLRDDATTAHAADLPHVFTQMNEVRSMLERQEAIPLPDAHAPYFAHLRLAGPTGARDYLLGRTSFANLSAGVRVIDWRFAPVARVFYNYEEGDAFEEYFGDRLSEGEVEARRLVIIEKGVLTRISTGPYLLQRDSQGRWHSRGRDAASVLAGGSGTAARPGFLGVGRGATHVEDAFGVTALLDAEQYAAVSTGPEQPLLVLGSAGSGKTTVALHRLAKVIFDDAKSYPQARTKVVVPEAGLARLTRRLLAPLGLGKVSVETLEAWSLATARSAFSVPGIKLSPETPALVSRFKRHPALRRALAGRVPVFKGKALPPTLDRLRLKLADAYLDRAFVEAVVADAKGELPLTVVAEVLEHTRQQTATPLSRQYKGFDEDRLVTVDGRAIEADTPDALAGTVDADDLPVLMFLKAQRGALGAERLAHVVLDEAEDFSLFELFVVSQLLADSRSCTLAGDEVQQTTAGFAGWDAALDELGIRDAATCRLQVSYRCPRPVVVLAQHVLGKQSPANAAKAGREGAPVGFHHFPDEAQAWLFLGDALRDLVLREPHASVGVIASSREAAQSFHRVIREMPWARLVLEGDFSFEPGVDVTDVDNVKGLEFDYVVLPDVTARAYPADDEARRRLHVAVTRSSHQLWVASSTVRSPLIRTFPGADESNQG, encoded by the coding sequence ATGGCCGGCCAGGAGCAGGAGCTGTCGCCCGAGGCGCTCGCGCTCATCGCCGAGGAAGAGGCCCTGCTGTCACGCGTCCAGCAGGCGCTGACGGAAGCGCGCCGTCAGGCCGCGGAACGCACGCTGGACACGCAGGGGCTGATGGCCCAGCTGGCGGTGCTGCGCGACGACGCCACCACGGCGCACGCCGCGGACCTGCCGCACGTCTTCACCCAGATGAACGAGGTGCGCTCCATGCTGGAGCGGCAGGAGGCCATCCCGCTGCCGGACGCGCACGCCCCCTACTTCGCGCACCTGCGCCTGGCCGGGCCCACGGGCGCGCGCGACTACCTGCTCGGCCGCACCAGCTTCGCCAACCTCTCCGCCGGCGTGCGCGTCATCGACTGGAGGTTCGCCCCCGTCGCCCGCGTCTTCTACAACTACGAGGAGGGCGACGCGTTCGAGGAGTACTTCGGAGACCGGCTCTCCGAAGGAGAAGTGGAGGCGCGCCGGCTGGTCATCATCGAGAAGGGCGTGCTCACCCGCATCAGCACCGGCCCCTACCTGCTCCAGCGCGATTCACAGGGCCGCTGGCACTCGCGCGGCCGTGACGCGGCCTCCGTGCTCGCGGGCGGCAGCGGCACCGCCGCGCGTCCGGGCTTCCTGGGCGTGGGCCGGGGCGCCACGCACGTGGAGGACGCCTTCGGCGTGACGGCGCTCCTGGACGCGGAGCAGTACGCCGCCGTCAGCACCGGCCCGGAGCAGCCGCTGCTGGTGCTGGGCAGCGCGGGCAGCGGCAAGACGACGGTGGCGCTGCACCGGCTGGCCAAGGTCATCTTCGACGACGCGAAGTCGTACCCGCAGGCGCGCACCAAGGTCGTCGTCCCGGAGGCGGGGCTGGCCCGGCTCACGCGCCGGCTGCTCGCGCCGCTGGGCCTGGGCAAGGTGTCCGTGGAGACGCTGGAGGCCTGGTCGCTGGCCACCGCGCGCTCCGCCTTCAGCGTGCCCGGCATCAAGCTGTCCCCGGAGACGCCCGCGCTCGTCTCGCGCTTCAAGCGCCACCCCGCCCTGCGCCGCGCGCTGGCCGGCCGCGTGCCCGTGTTCAAGGGCAAGGCCCTGCCCCCCACGCTGGACCGGCTGCGCCTCAAGCTGGCGGACGCGTACCTGGACCGCGCCTTCGTAGAGGCCGTGGTGGCGGACGCGAAGGGAGAGCTGCCGCTCACCGTGGTGGCGGAGGTGCTGGAGCACACCCGGCAGCAGACCGCCACGCCGCTGTCGCGCCAGTACAAGGGCTTCGACGAGGACCGCCTCGTCACCGTGGACGGGCGCGCGATTGAAGCGGACACGCCGGACGCGCTCGCGGGCACGGTGGACGCGGACGACCTGCCCGTCCTGATGTTCCTCAAGGCGCAGCGGGGCGCGCTGGGCGCGGAGCGGCTGGCGCACGTGGTGCTGGACGAGGCGGAGGACTTCTCCCTCTTCGAGCTCTTCGTCGTCAGCCAGCTGCTCGCGGACAGCCGCAGCTGCACGCTCGCCGGAGACGAGGTGCAACAGACGACGGCGGGCTTCGCCGGCTGGGACGCTGCCCTGGACGAGTTGGGCATCCGCGACGCCGCCACCTGCCGGCTCCAGGTGTCCTACCGCTGCCCGCGCCCGGTGGTGGTGCTGGCGCAGCACGTGCTGGGCAAGCAGTCCCCGGCAAACGCCGCGAAGGCCGGCCGCGAGGGCGCGCCCGTGGGCTTCCACCACTTCCCCGACGAGGCCCAGGCCTGGCTGTTCCTGGGAGACGCCCTGCGCGACCTGGTGCTGCGCGAGCCGCACGCGTCGGTGGGCGTCATCGCCAGCAGCCGCGAGGCCGCCCAGTCCTTCCACCGCGTCATCCGGGAGATGCCCTGGGCGCGGCTGGTGCTGGAGGGCGACTTCTCCTTCGAGCCCGGCGTGGACGTGACGGACGTGGACAACGTGAAGGGCCTGGAGTTCGACTACGTCGTCCTGCCGGACGTCACCGCGCGCGCCTACCCCGCGGACGACGAGGCCCGCCGCAGGCTGCACGTCGCCGTCACCCGCTCGTCCCACCAGCTGTGGGTGGCCTCCTCCACCGTGCGCTCCCCGCTCATCCGCACCTTCCCCGGCGCGGACGAGTCGAATCAGGGCTGA
- a CDS encoding pectin acetylesterase-family hydrolase translates to MRSFLWMSLLALSAPVGAAHAEVLVEGIVDVLVDGGNNYAWQKVTLPGTKCGNGSQYKFFVHKTNSPNLLFMMEGGGACWDYDSCSGRTGILGAANPNGISDDYMTQFTAKYVSPIVNGADPGLPFRDRKDIVTKDWNIVYMPYCTGDVHIGNNTKVYTDTTGGQAPLTWSHSGYTNTLAAANYAKQNFPNVQKLLVTGYSAGGTSTSAGYYFIRKAINPAKGYMINDSGPIFMAPNANSLSRPLHDKIRSSWNLDSVFSQLPASFSINDMGSINKMVATEFPNDQLAYTGYTMDYNYSRYSYERFKTPNDEASVHAYWKTDQDAFVNELNKYNNFSYFIPHHRAINASHCSTIITFVGAHACQRMEKKYWYEYVSSPWQSWACHGEMVPMDVFLSRFINSNQRVRIYEPANNYNNEDAGMSILAPLINGALGG, encoded by the coding sequence ATGAGAAGTTTTCTCTGGATGAGCCTTCTGGCCCTCTCCGCCCCCGTGGGCGCCGCGCATGCCGAAGTGCTGGTCGAAGGCATCGTCGACGTGCTGGTGGACGGCGGCAACAACTACGCCTGGCAGAAGGTCACGCTGCCCGGCACCAAGTGTGGCAACGGTTCGCAGTACAAGTTCTTCGTGCACAAGACGAACTCGCCCAACCTGCTGTTCATGATGGAGGGTGGCGGCGCGTGCTGGGACTACGATTCCTGTAGCGGCCGTACGGGCATCCTGGGCGCGGCGAACCCCAACGGCATCTCCGACGATTACATGACGCAGTTCACGGCCAAGTACGTGTCCCCCATCGTCAACGGGGCGGACCCGGGCCTTCCCTTCCGTGACCGCAAGGACATCGTCACGAAGGACTGGAACATCGTCTACATGCCGTACTGCACGGGCGACGTGCACATCGGCAACAACACCAAGGTCTACACGGACACGACGGGCGGACAGGCGCCGCTGACCTGGTCGCACTCCGGCTACACCAACACGCTGGCGGCGGCGAACTACGCCAAGCAGAACTTCCCCAACGTGCAGAAGCTGCTGGTGACGGGCTACAGCGCGGGTGGCACGTCCACCTCCGCTGGCTACTACTTCATCCGCAAGGCCATCAACCCGGCCAAGGGGTACATGATCAACGACTCCGGCCCCATCTTCATGGCGCCGAACGCGAACTCCCTGTCGCGCCCGCTGCACGACAAGATCCGCTCGTCGTGGAACCTGGACTCGGTGTTCAGCCAGCTGCCGGCCAGCTTCAGCATCAACGACATGGGCTCCATCAACAAGATGGTCGCCACCGAGTTCCCGAACGATCAGCTCGCGTACACGGGCTACACGATGGACTACAACTACTCGCGCTATTCGTATGAGCGCTTCAAGACGCCCAACGACGAGGCGTCCGTCCACGCGTACTGGAAGACGGACCAGGACGCGTTCGTGAACGAGCTGAACAAGTACAACAACTTCAGCTATTTCATCCCGCACCACCGCGCCATCAACGCCAGCCACTGCAGCACCATCATCACCTTCGTGGGCGCGCACGCCTGCCAGCGCATGGAGAAGAAGTACTGGTACGAGTACGTCTCCAGCCCCTGGCAGTCCTGGGCCTGCCACGGCGAGATGGTCCCCATGGACGTCTTCCTGTCGCGCTTCATCAACAGCAACCAGCGCGTCCGCATCTACGAGCCGGCCAACAACTACAACAACGAGGACGCGGGCATGAGCATCCTCGCGCCCCTCATCAACGGCGCGCTCGGCGGGTAA
- a CDS encoding Spx/MgsR family RNA polymerase-binding regulatory protein, with amino-acid sequence MSDDILVLAYAGCDTCRKALKWLEARGVPHRTRAIVDQPPTVTELRHWIPRSGVSVRKWLNTSGQSYRALGKEKVDAASDAELVEWLAKDGKLVKRPVLVTKESVTVGFKPEAYEALFPLHAS; translated from the coding sequence ATGTCCGACGACATCCTCGTGCTGGCGTACGCCGGCTGTGACACCTGCAGGAAGGCGCTGAAGTGGCTGGAGGCGCGGGGCGTGCCCCACCGCACGCGCGCCATCGTGGACCAGCCGCCCACCGTGACGGAGCTGCGCCACTGGATTCCCAGGAGCGGCGTGTCCGTGCGCAAGTGGCTCAACACCAGCGGGCAGAGCTACCGCGCGCTCGGCAAGGAGAAGGTGGACGCGGCCTCCGACGCGGAGCTGGTGGAGTGGCTGGCGAAGGACGGGAAGCTGGTGAAGCGGCCCGTGCTCGTCACGAAGGAGTCCGTCACGGTGGGCTTCAAGCCGGAGGCCTACGAGGCGCTCTTCCCCCTTCACGCGTCTTGA
- a CDS encoding DUF1552 domain-containing protein, whose amino-acid sequence MPRDFSRRSILKLLSGTAMAAPFAHLLTSSVAEAADAAPLRFIALFTPHGLLPEYWVPKGNDTSFNIDFENSVLQPLQRHRDKLLVLDGLDYRVLYEHGRTGHEGGPVTFLTGSQVEVSSGDELPNNASLDQVIGNAVGGSTQFRSLQLHAFEQFGAQHVYNSISFTENGSRVPFELNPANVYKRLFASMGGSEAEAQALLTRRKSLLDYLIKDATRLKSRLAAAEGTKLDTHLAALRDIERRLTSSGALSCSKPAAPSGAVNDLGEINNMPVLTELHMDLIARAFACDLTRVVTMTIPGPSMPWIGIDEDIHNDIAHRTDTQSEPARTEIRLRMVAVQRWYAEQVARLMDTLKSIPEGSGTVLDNTVILWGNELGDAAGHMNVSIPTVLAGGAGGKFRMGRMLSLRPGKDPLGDWKGPGKPLLGAVEHNKLLTTIAQAFGVNVDRFGHEDYVGTLNLT is encoded by the coding sequence ATGCCCCGCGACTTCTCCCGACGCAGCATCCTGAAGCTCCTGTCCGGCACGGCCATGGCGGCGCCCTTCGCGCACCTGCTCACCAGCTCCGTGGCCGAAGCGGCGGACGCCGCCCCCCTGCGCTTCATCGCCCTGTTCACCCCTCACGGCCTGCTGCCGGAGTACTGGGTGCCCAAGGGCAATGACACCAGCTTCAACATCGACTTCGAGAACTCCGTCCTCCAGCCGCTCCAGCGCCACCGCGACAAGCTGCTGGTGCTGGACGGCCTGGACTACCGCGTCCTCTACGAGCACGGCCGCACCGGCCACGAGGGCGGCCCCGTCACCTTCCTCACCGGCAGCCAGGTGGAGGTGTCCAGCGGTGACGAGCTGCCCAACAACGCGTCCCTGGACCAGGTGATTGGCAACGCGGTGGGCGGCTCCACGCAGTTCCGCTCCCTGCAGCTGCACGCCTTCGAGCAGTTCGGCGCCCAGCACGTCTACAACAGCATCTCCTTCACGGAGAACGGCTCGCGCGTGCCGTTCGAGCTGAACCCCGCCAACGTCTACAAGCGGCTCTTCGCCAGCATGGGCGGCTCCGAGGCGGAGGCGCAGGCCCTGCTGACCAGGCGCAAGAGCCTGCTGGACTACCTCATCAAGGACGCCACCCGGCTGAAGTCGCGGCTGGCGGCCGCGGAAGGCACCAAGCTGGACACGCACCTGGCGGCGCTGCGCGACATCGAGCGGCGGCTCACCAGCTCCGGCGCGCTCAGCTGCTCGAAGCCGGCGGCGCCTTCCGGCGCGGTGAACGACCTGGGCGAAATCAACAACATGCCCGTCCTCACCGAGCTGCACATGGACCTCATCGCCCGGGCGTTCGCGTGTGATTTGACGCGCGTGGTGACCATGACCATCCCCGGGCCGTCCATGCCGTGGATTGGCATCGACGAGGACATCCACAACGACATCGCCCACCGCACGGACACCCAGTCCGAGCCGGCGCGCACCGAAATCCGCCTGCGCATGGTGGCGGTGCAGCGGTGGTACGCCGAACAGGTGGCGCGGCTGATGGACACGCTCAAGTCCATCCCCGAGGGCAGCGGCACGGTGCTCGACAACACCGTCATCCTGTGGGGGAACGAGCTGGGCGACGCGGCCGGCCACATGAACGTGTCCATCCCCACGGTGCTGGCGGGCGGCGCGGGCGGGAAGTTCCGCATGGGCCGCATGCTGTCCCTGCGCCCCGGGAAGGACCCGCTGGGCGACTGGAAGGGCCCGGGCAAGCCGCTTCTGGGCGCGGTGGAGCACAACAAGCTGCTCACCACCATTGCCCAGGCCTTCGGCGTGAACGTGGACCGCTTCGGCCACGAGGACTACGTGGGCACGCTCAACCTCACCTGA
- a CDS encoding GspE/PulE/PilB domain-containing protein: MEIGSRRPLGEILLELGVVDKGQLRLGLVHHHEVHVPLGRALVSEGVCTEADVLRGLAIQFDVEAVDLDRHPLDRSLTTLVPSRIARQYGVVPLSLETREDKEVLHLAVPAPLSLDAVDDVRAVSGKARVEPHLASDSALSRALSALYGIRETAGAAQEPPRPAVPSPPLMLYGWPPVTAVLISRTLARNGIPSRVATPLDVLHTRDNDVVLAPLQAMEGLLAGEVHIEGSLIVHGTSDDEGFERARKVEARGFLANPRDEELLLRAVRRLRPDAGSESSWPRHS; encoded by the coding sequence ATGGAAATCGGATCCAGACGCCCGTTGGGGGAAATCCTCCTGGAGCTGGGAGTGGTCGACAAAGGCCAGCTCCGCCTGGGGCTGGTGCACCACCACGAGGTCCATGTCCCCCTGGGCCGCGCCCTGGTGAGCGAGGGCGTGTGCACGGAGGCGGACGTCCTGCGCGGGCTGGCCATCCAGTTCGACGTGGAGGCGGTGGACCTGGACCGGCATCCGCTCGACCGTTCGCTGACCACCCTGGTGCCCTCACGCATCGCCCGGCAGTACGGCGTCGTGCCGCTCAGCCTGGAGACGCGCGAGGACAAGGAGGTCCTGCACCTGGCCGTGCCCGCGCCGCTGTCGCTGGACGCGGTGGATGACGTGCGGGCCGTGTCCGGCAAGGCGCGCGTGGAGCCGCACCTGGCCTCCGACAGCGCCCTGTCCCGCGCGCTCAGCGCCCTCTATGGCATCCGCGAGACGGCGGGGGCCGCGCAGGAGCCGCCCCGTCCCGCCGTGCCCAGCCCGCCGCTGATGCTCTACGGCTGGCCGCCCGTCACCGCGGTGCTCATCTCCCGCACGCTGGCGCGCAACGGCATCCCGTCGCGCGTCGCCACGCCGCTGGACGTGCTGCACACGCGCGACAATGACGTGGTGCTCGCGCCCCTCCAGGCCATGGAGGGGCTGCTCGCGGGCGAGGTCCACATCGAGGGCTCGCTCATCGTCCATGGAACGTCGGACGACGAGGGCTTCGAACGGGCGCGGAAGGTGGAGGCGCGCGGCTTCCTGGCCAACCCGCGCGACGAGGAGTTGCTCCTGCGAGCCGTGCGCAGGCTCCGTCCAGACGCGGGCAGCGAGAGTTCCTGGCCGCGCCACTCCTGA
- a CDS encoding SET domain-containing protein-lysine N-methyltransferase — MDATGSESDALMNLGPALFLYPGVKVRPCQWGMGVFTDTFIAAGELIEECHYLKVPQQQFRGEPLDDYVFEIRWHRNEEPREGDWVALVMGYGMIYNHSSEPNASYSRAEDLDVFRYHALRDIHPGEQICISYGENWWKARGEEVPP; from the coding sequence GTGGACGCCACCGGAAGCGAGAGCGACGCACTCATGAACCTGGGCCCGGCGCTGTTCCTCTACCCCGGCGTGAAGGTGCGGCCGTGTCAGTGGGGCATGGGCGTCTTCACGGACACCTTCATCGCCGCGGGAGAACTCATCGAGGAGTGCCACTACCTCAAGGTCCCGCAGCAGCAGTTCCGGGGTGAACCGCTCGACGACTATGTTTTCGAGATTCGCTGGCACCGCAACGAAGAGCCCCGCGAGGGTGACTGGGTCGCGCTCGTGATGGGCTACGGGATGATCTACAATCACTCGAGCGAACCCAACGCGTCCTATAGCCGCGCGGAAGATCTCGATGTGTTCCGTTATCACGCACTGCGGGACATCCACCCTGGTGAGCAGATCTGCATCAGCTACGGGGAGAACTGGTGGAAGGCGCGAGGTGAGGAAGTTCCTCCCTGA